Proteins encoded together in one Cellulomonas gilvus ATCC 13127 window:
- the argF gene encoding ornithine carbamoyltransferase, which produces MTRHFLRDDDLSPAEQREVLELALAFRDDRYIRTPLAGPRAVAVIFDKPTLRTQVSFCAGIAEMGGFPLVVDGNLAQIGTRESITDTARVLGRQVAAVVWRTGAQVRIEEMAAGAGVPVVNALTDEFHPCQILADLATVALHRGGVGALAGLTLAYVGDGANNMAHSYVLGGATAGLHVRIGCPEGFRPDERVVADARRIAASTGGSVTVVPTLAEAVTGADVVATDTWVSMGQEAEATARETPFVPFRLDEAALALAAPDALVLHCLPAYRGKEITAGVLDGPQSVAWDEAEFRLHAQKALLAFLLDARRP; this is translated from the coding sequence GTGACGCGCCACTTCCTGCGGGACGACGACCTGTCGCCCGCCGAGCAGCGCGAGGTCCTCGAGCTGGCTCTCGCGTTCCGCGACGACCGCTACATCCGGACGCCGCTGGCCGGCCCGCGTGCGGTCGCGGTCATCTTCGACAAGCCGACGCTGCGCACGCAGGTCTCGTTCTGCGCGGGCATCGCCGAGATGGGCGGCTTCCCGCTCGTCGTCGACGGCAACCTCGCCCAGATCGGGACGCGCGAGTCGATCACCGACACGGCGCGTGTGCTCGGCCGGCAGGTCGCCGCGGTCGTGTGGCGCACGGGTGCGCAGGTGCGCATCGAGGAGATGGCCGCGGGTGCGGGCGTCCCGGTGGTCAACGCGCTCACCGACGAGTTCCACCCGTGCCAGATCCTGGCCGACCTCGCGACCGTCGCGCTGCACCGCGGCGGGGTCGGCGCGCTCGCGGGCCTCACGCTCGCGTACGTGGGGGACGGCGCCAACAACATGGCGCACTCCTACGTGCTGGGCGGCGCGACCGCGGGCCTGCACGTGCGGATCGGCTGTCCCGAGGGCTTCCGTCCCGACGAGCGCGTCGTCGCCGACGCCCGGCGCATCGCCGCGAGCACGGGCGGCTCGGTCACGGTCGTGCCCACGCTCGCGGAGGCCGTGACCGGTGCCGACGTCGTCGCGACCGACACGTGGGTCTCGATGGGCCAGGAGGCCGAGGCGACGGCACGTGAGACGCCGTTCGTCCCGTTCCGGCTCGACGAGGCCGCGCTCGCGCTCGCCGCGCCGGACGCGCTCGTGCTGCACTGCCTGCCCGCCTACCGCGGCAAGGAGATCACCGCGGGCGTGCTCGACGGCCCCCAGTCGGTCGCATGGGACGAGGCGGAGTTCCGCCTGCACGCGCAGAAGGCCCTGCTCGCGTTCCTCCTCGACGCGCGGCGGCCCTGA
- the argJ gene encoding bifunctional glutamate N-acetyltransferase/amino-acid acetyltransferase ArgJ: MTTTTTAEDTAQSSPGVTAPLGFRASGVTAGLKASGRPDLALVVNDGPSHVGAAVFTSNRVVGHPVTWSRQAVADGVVHAVVLNSGGANVCTGPDGFLDVHRTAETVGAALGISPGDVVVASTGLIGERLPIDTLLAGVGPACAALSETGGPAAAGAIMTTDTVPKTADLVVQADQGTWRVGGMAKGAGMLAPGLATMLCVITTDAVVDAALADEALRTATRQTFDRVDSDGCMSTSDTVVLLASGASGVAPDPAGFVAGITAVAAQLARQLVADAEGATHDIAITVTGAQTQDAALAVARAVARSNLFKAAIYGNDPNWGRILASVGTVPQEVAAFEPDELDVSINGVMICRAGGAHAPRTDVDLAGQREVHVLIDLHAGTEVVTLWTNDLTHAYVSENSEYST, from the coding sequence GTGACCACGACGACCACCGCCGAGGACACCGCCCAGAGCTCGCCGGGCGTGACCGCACCGCTCGGGTTCCGCGCGAGCGGTGTCACCGCGGGTCTCAAGGCGTCCGGGCGCCCGGACCTCGCGCTCGTCGTGAACGACGGACCGTCGCACGTGGGTGCGGCCGTGTTCACGTCCAACCGCGTGGTCGGTCACCCCGTGACGTGGTCGCGCCAGGCCGTGGCCGACGGCGTCGTGCACGCGGTCGTGCTCAACTCGGGCGGCGCCAACGTGTGCACGGGCCCGGACGGCTTCCTGGACGTGCACCGCACCGCGGAGACGGTCGGGGCGGCGCTCGGCATCTCACCGGGCGACGTCGTCGTGGCCTCGACCGGGCTCATCGGCGAGCGGCTGCCCATCGACACGCTGCTCGCGGGCGTCGGCCCGGCGTGCGCCGCGCTCTCGGAGACCGGTGGGCCGGCCGCCGCGGGCGCGATCATGACCACCGACACGGTGCCCAAGACAGCGGACCTGGTGGTCCAGGCCGACCAGGGCACGTGGCGGGTCGGTGGCATGGCCAAGGGCGCCGGGATGCTGGCACCCGGCCTGGCCACGATGCTGTGCGTGATCACGACCGACGCGGTGGTCGACGCGGCGCTCGCGGACGAGGCGCTGCGCACCGCGACACGCCAGACGTTCGACCGCGTCGACTCCGACGGCTGCATGTCGACGTCGGACACCGTCGTCCTGCTCGCGTCGGGTGCCTCGGGCGTCGCACCCGACCCGGCCGGCTTCGTCGCGGGGATCACCGCCGTGGCCGCACAGCTCGCGCGTCAGCTCGTCGCGGACGCCGAGGGCGCCACGCACGACATCGCGATCACGGTGACCGGCGCGCAGACCCAGGACGCCGCGCTCGCGGTGGCCCGCGCGGTCGCGCGCTCCAACCTCTTCAAGGCCGCGATCTACGGCAACGACCCGAACTGGGGCCGCATCCTGGCCTCGGTCGGCACCGTGCCGCAGGAGGTCGCGGCGTTCGAGCCCGACGAGCTCGACGTGTCGATCAACGGCGTGATGATCTGCCGCGCGGGTGGCGCGCACGCGCCGCGCACCGACGTGGACCTCGCCGGCCAGCGGGAGGTCCACGTGCTGATCGACCTGCACGCCGGCACCGAGGTGGTCACGCTGTGGACCAACGACCTCACGCACGCCTACGTCTCCGAGAACAGCGAGTACTCGACGTGA
- the argH gene encoding argininosuccinate lyase, with protein MPDEPSAQAGGPDAPLALWGGRFASGPAAALADLSRSTHFDWRLADVDISGSVAHAHVLHAAGLLSDDEVRGMVDALERLRTDVASGDFGPTPDDEDVHTALERGLIERAGTELGGKLRAGRSRNDQIATLVRMYLRREARTIAGLALDVVDALVAQAAAAGDAPMPGRTHLQHAQPVLLAHSLLAHAWPLLRDVERYVDWDRRAAVSPYGSGALAGSSLGLDPAAVAAELGFDAPVENSIDGTASRDVVAEFAFVSAMLAVDLSRLAEEVILWATKEFGFVRLHDAYSTGSSIMPQKKNPDVAELARGKAGRLVGDLTGLLTTLKGLPLAYNRDLQEDKEPVFDQVDQLRVLLPAFAGMVATLTFDTARLAALAPQGFSLATDIAEWLVRQGVPFRVAHEVAGQCVRACEEREPAIELWELTDDELAAVSPHLTPDVRAVLSVEGSLASRSAYGGTAPVRVAEQLGRARARAGELRGWTA; from the coding sequence ATGCCTGACGAGCCCTCTGCGCAGGCCGGCGGCCCGGACGCACCGCTCGCCCTGTGGGGCGGCCGGTTCGCGTCCGGGCCCGCCGCGGCGCTCGCGGACCTGTCGCGTTCGACCCACTTCGACTGGCGCCTGGCGGACGTCGACATCTCGGGATCGGTCGCGCACGCGCACGTGCTGCACGCCGCGGGGCTGCTCTCGGACGACGAGGTGCGCGGGATGGTCGACGCGCTCGAGCGGCTGCGCACCGACGTCGCGTCGGGCGACTTCGGCCCGACGCCCGACGACGAGGACGTGCACACCGCGCTCGAGCGCGGCCTGATCGAGCGCGCGGGCACCGAGCTCGGGGGCAAGCTGCGCGCGGGGCGGTCCCGCAACGACCAGATCGCGACGCTCGTGCGCATGTACCTGCGTCGCGAGGCACGCACCATCGCGGGGCTCGCGCTCGACGTGGTCGACGCGCTCGTCGCGCAGGCGGCCGCCGCGGGCGACGCGCCCATGCCGGGGCGCACGCACCTGCAGCACGCGCAGCCCGTGCTGCTCGCGCACAGCCTGCTGGCGCACGCGTGGCCGCTGCTGCGCGACGTCGAGCGTTACGTCGACTGGGACCGCCGCGCGGCGGTGTCGCCGTACGGCTCGGGAGCGCTCGCGGGCTCGTCGCTGGGGCTGGACCCGGCCGCGGTCGCCGCCGAGCTCGGCTTCGACGCGCCGGTGGAGAACTCGATCGACGGGACCGCGTCGCGCGACGTGGTGGCCGAGTTCGCGTTCGTGTCCGCGATGCTCGCGGTCGACCTGTCCCGCCTGGCCGAGGAGGTCATCCTCTGGGCGACGAAGGAGTTCGGCTTCGTGCGCCTGCACGACGCGTACTCGACCGGGTCGAGCATCATGCCGCAGAAGAAGAACCCGGACGTGGCCGAGCTCGCGCGCGGCAAGGCCGGGCGTCTGGTCGGCGACCTGACCGGCCTGCTGACGACGCTCAAGGGGCTCCCGCTCGCGTACAACCGCGACCTGCAGGAGGACAAGGAGCCGGTGTTCGACCAGGTGGACCAGCTGCGCGTGCTCCTGCCGGCGTTCGCGGGCATGGTCGCCACGCTCACGTTCGACACCGCGCGCCTCGCGGCGCTCGCCCCGCAGGGCTTCTCGCTCGCCACCGACATCGCCGAGTGGTTGGTGCGCCAGGGCGTGCCGTTCCGCGTCGCGCACGAGGTCGCGGGCCAGTGCGTGCGCGCGTGCGAGGAGCGCGAGCCGGCGATCGAGCTGTGGGAGCTCACGGACGACGAGCTCGCGGCGGTCTCGCCGCACCTGACACCCGACGTCCGTGCGGTGCTCTCGGTCGAGGGCTCGCTCGCGTCACGGTCGGCGTACGGCGGCACGGCCCCGGTCCGCGTGGCGGAGCAGCTCGGCCGTGCCCGGGCTCGCGCGGGCGAGCTGCGCGGCTGGACGGCCTGA
- the argB gene encoding acetylglutamate kinase, with translation MTTTPPDDFHFDTRTDLRPDQKAEVLIQALPWLQRFNGALVVVKYGGNAMIDEDLKRAFAQDMVFLHQVGLRPVVVHGGGPQINAMLDRLGIASEFRGGLRVTTPEAMDVVRMVLTGQVSRELVGLLNAHGPHAVGLSGEDGGLFQARRRSAIVDGEPVDVGLVGDVVQVNPGAVQDLLDAGRIPVVSTVAPDIDDPTQVLNVNADTAAAALAVALGARKLIVLTDVEGLYLRWPDRSSLVRRLRATELAGVLPTLDAGMRPKMEACWRAVEGGVGRAHVIDGRAPHSILVEVFTSDGIGTMVLPDEEPADAPFTAPIPLVHPEVPA, from the coding sequence GTGACCACCACCCCGCCGGACGACTTCCACTTCGACACCCGGACCGACCTGCGCCCCGACCAGAAGGCCGAGGTGCTGATCCAGGCGCTGCCGTGGCTGCAGCGGTTCAACGGCGCGCTCGTCGTGGTGAAGTACGGCGGCAACGCCATGATCGACGAGGACCTCAAGCGCGCGTTCGCGCAGGACATGGTGTTCCTGCACCAGGTGGGCCTGCGCCCGGTCGTCGTGCACGGCGGTGGTCCGCAGATCAACGCGATGCTCGACCGGCTCGGCATCGCCTCGGAGTTCCGGGGCGGGCTGCGCGTGACCACGCCCGAGGCGATGGACGTCGTCCGCATGGTGCTCACGGGCCAGGTCTCGCGCGAGCTGGTCGGGCTGCTGAACGCGCACGGACCGCACGCGGTCGGGCTCTCGGGCGAGGACGGCGGGCTGTTCCAGGCCCGGCGGCGCTCGGCGATCGTCGACGGCGAGCCCGTGGACGTGGGCCTGGTCGGTGACGTCGTCCAGGTCAACCCCGGCGCGGTGCAGGACCTGCTCGACGCGGGGCGGATCCCCGTGGTGAGCACGGTGGCACCCGACATCGACGACCCCACCCAGGTGCTCAACGTCAACGCCGACACAGCGGCGGCGGCGCTCGCGGTCGCGCTCGGTGCGCGCAAGCTCATCGTCCTGACGGACGTCGAGGGCCTGTACCTGCGCTGGCCGGACCGGTCCTCGCTCGTGCGCCGTCTGCGCGCCACCGAGCTCGCCGGCGTCCTGCCCACGCTCGACGCCGGCATGCGGCCCAAGATGGAGGCCTGCTGGCGAGCCGTCGAGGGCGGGGTCGGCCGCGCGCACGTCATCGACGGCCGCGCGCCCCACTCGATCCTGGTCGAGGTCTTCACGTCCGACGGCATCGGGACCATGGTGCTGCCCGACGAGGAGCCCGCCGACGCGCCGTTCACCGCCCCCATCCCGCTGGTCCACCCGGAGGTGCCCGCATGA
- a CDS encoding quinone oxidoreductase family protein, with product MRAVIASSPGGPEALAVVDRPDPVPAPDEVLVRVAAAGVNFIDTYRRSGAYAMPFPHVVGSEGAGVVQAVGSDVARFAPGDRVAWAQAPGSYAELVVVRERELLAVPDGVDDRAAAALPLQGLTAHYLATSSYRVAPGSTVLVHAAAGGVGLLLTQLAVARGGRVLATVGAAHKADLARAAGASDVIRYDELTDLPTELPAAVRALTDGRGVDAVYDGVGRTTFDASLASLARRGTLVLFGAASGPVPPVDPQRLNAAGSVFLTRPTLGDHVATRDELEWRADELFTAVADGSLDVRVGATYPLADAADAHRALEARATTGKVLLLP from the coding sequence ATGCGCGCCGTCATCGCCTCGTCACCCGGGGGGCCCGAGGCCCTCGCCGTCGTCGACCGCCCGGACCCCGTCCCCGCGCCGGACGAGGTGCTCGTGCGCGTCGCCGCGGCGGGCGTCAACTTCATCGACACCTACCGGCGGTCGGGTGCGTACGCGATGCCGTTCCCGCACGTCGTCGGGTCCGAGGGTGCGGGCGTGGTGCAGGCGGTGGGCTCCGACGTCGCGCGGTTCGCGCCGGGCGACCGCGTCGCGTGGGCGCAGGCACCGGGCTCGTACGCCGAGCTCGTCGTGGTGCGCGAGCGCGAGCTGCTCGCGGTGCCCGACGGCGTCGACGACCGCGCCGCGGCCGCGCTGCCGCTGCAGGGCCTGACCGCGCACTACCTCGCGACGTCCTCCTACCGCGTGGCCCCCGGATCCACCGTCCTCGTGCACGCCGCGGCCGGCGGGGTCGGGCTGCTGCTGACCCAGCTCGCCGTCGCGCGCGGCGGACGCGTGCTCGCGACCGTCGGCGCGGCGCACAAGGCGGACCTGGCCCGCGCCGCCGGTGCGAGCGACGTGATCCGGTACGACGAGCTGACCGACCTGCCCACCGAGCTGCCCGCCGCCGTGCGCGCGCTGACCGACGGCCGCGGCGTCGACGCGGTCTACGACGGCGTCGGTCGGACGACGTTCGACGCCTCGCTCGCCTCGCTCGCGCGCCGCGGCACGCTCGTCCTGTTCGGCGCCGCCTCGGGACCCGTCCCACCCGTCGACCCGCAGCGGCTCAACGCCGCGGGCTCGGTGTTCCTCACCCGCCCCACGCTCGGCGACCACGTCGCCACGCGCGACGAGCTCGAGTGGCGCGCGGACGAGCTGTTCACCGCCGTCGCCGACGGCTCGCTCGACGTGCGCGTCGGCGCCACCTATCCGTTGGCCGACGCGGCCGACGCCCACCGCGCGCTCGAGGCGCGTGCCACCACCGGAAAGGTCCTCCTGCTGCCGTGA
- a CDS encoding acetylornithine transaminase, translating into MSEPTTALSTGEQPTRRALRRAASTVDGLPVQVADGSVAQWTQRYTHAVMDTFGPPQRVLVRGEGPYVWDADGTRYLDLLGGIAVNSLGHAHPTLTAAISAQLGTLGHVSNFFGSPTQIAFAERLIELAGAPAGSRVFLTNSGTEANEAAFKLARRTGRPRILALEGAFHGRSMGALALTHKAAYREPFEPLPGGVEWVPFGDSAALEAALAPGDVAALFVEPVQGEAGVLALPEGYLAEARRLTARHGTLLILDEVQTGMGRTGAWFAHQLPHLGGGIVPDAVTVAKGLGGGFPVGALLAYGDTAATLLGRGQHGTTFGGNPVASAAALATIGVIERDGLLAHVAALGARLRERIAALDTPLIEGARGEGLLIGVALSAPVAPALASRALAAGFIVNPVNPTTIRLAPPFVLTDEQAGTFVDFLAELDPAEVAA; encoded by the coding sequence ATGAGCGAGCCGACGACCGCCCTCTCGACGGGCGAGCAGCCGACGCGCCGCGCGCTGCGCCGCGCCGCCAGCACCGTGGACGGCCTGCCGGTGCAGGTGGCCGACGGCTCGGTCGCGCAGTGGACCCAGCGCTACACGCACGCCGTCATGGACACCTTCGGCCCGCCGCAGCGCGTGCTGGTGCGGGGCGAGGGCCCCTACGTGTGGGACGCGGACGGCACGCGCTACCTGGACCTGCTCGGTGGCATCGCGGTGAACAGCCTGGGCCACGCCCACCCGACCCTGACCGCGGCGATCAGCGCGCAGCTCGGCACGCTCGGGCACGTCTCGAACTTCTTCGGGTCACCCACCCAGATCGCGTTCGCGGAACGGCTGATCGAGCTCGCCGGCGCACCCGCCGGGTCGCGCGTGTTCCTCACGAACTCCGGCACCGAGGCCAACGAGGCCGCGTTCAAGCTCGCGCGGCGCACGGGCCGCCCCCGGATCCTCGCGCTCGAGGGCGCGTTCCACGGCCGCAGCATGGGCGCGCTCGCGCTGACCCACAAGGCCGCGTACCGCGAGCCGTTCGAGCCGCTGCCGGGAGGCGTCGAGTGGGTGCCGTTCGGCGACTCGGCCGCGCTCGAGGCCGCGCTCGCGCCGGGTGACGTCGCCGCGCTGTTCGTCGAGCCCGTCCAGGGTGAGGCGGGCGTCCTGGCGCTGCCCGAGGGCTACCTGGCCGAGGCGCGGCGCCTGACGGCGCGCCACGGCACGCTGCTGATCCTCGACGAGGTCCAGACCGGCATGGGCCGCACGGGTGCGTGGTTCGCGCACCAGCTGCCGCACCTGGGCGGCGGGATCGTCCCGGACGCGGTCACGGTGGCGAAGGGCCTGGGCGGCGGGTTCCCCGTCGGTGCGCTGCTCGCGTACGGCGACACGGCGGCCACGCTCCTGGGCCGGGGCCAGCACGGCACCACGTTCGGCGGCAACCCCGTCGCGTCGGCGGCGGCGCTCGCGACCATCGGCGTGATCGAGCGGGACGGGCTGCTCGCGCACGTCGCCGCGCTGGGCGCGCGTCTGCGGGAGCGGATCGCCGCGCTGGACACGCCGCTGATCGAGGGCGCGCGGGGCGAGGGGCTGCTCATCGGCGTCGCGCTGAGCGCGCCGGTCGCGCCCGCGCTCGCGTCGCGTGCGCTCGCCGCCGGGTTCATCGTCAACCCGGTCAACCCGACGACGATCCGCCTGGCCCCGCCGTTCGTGCTGACCGACGAGCAGGCGGGCACGTTCGTCGACTTCCTCGCGGAGCTCGACCCGGCGGAGGTGGCGGCGTGA
- a CDS encoding arginine repressor has product MGATSVGAAAVGAPPGTVPQTKAARQALVVTLLARGSVHSQQQLAELLADAGVTVTQATLSRDLVELRAVKVRTSSGALAYALPPEGAVRGLPTAVDDVAEHLAARLARLCGELLLTAESSGNLVVLRTPPGAAQFLASAIDHSVLPAVLGTIAGDDTILVVSRDPDGAALAARFLALATDVRTPDPTKHHEPSKEEHHD; this is encoded by the coding sequence GTGGGCGCGACGAGCGTGGGCGCGGCAGCCGTGGGCGCACCGCCGGGCACGGTCCCGCAGACCAAGGCCGCCCGGCAGGCCCTGGTCGTGACGCTGCTCGCGCGCGGCTCGGTGCACTCGCAGCAGCAGCTCGCCGAGCTGCTCGCGGACGCGGGCGTCACGGTCACGCAGGCCACGCTCTCGCGCGACCTCGTCGAGCTGCGCGCGGTCAAGGTCCGCACGTCGTCGGGCGCGCTCGCGTACGCGCTGCCCCCGGAGGGCGCCGTCCGCGGCCTGCCCACCGCGGTCGACGACGTCGCCGAGCACCTGGCCGCACGCCTGGCCCGGTTGTGCGGCGAGCTGCTGCTCACCGCAGAGTCGTCGGGCAACCTCGTCGTGCTGCGGACCCCGCCCGGTGCCGCGCAGTTCCTCGCCTCCGCGATCGACCACTCCGTCCTGCCGGCCGTGCTCGGCACGATCGCCGGTGACGACACCATCCTCGTCGTCTCGCGTGACCCCGACGGGGCCGCGCTCGCCGCTCGCTTCCTGGCCCTGGCCACGGACGTGCGCACCCCCGACCCCACCAAGCACCACGAACCCTCGAAGGAAGAGCACCATGACTGA
- a CDS encoding nucleoside/nucleotide kinase family protein yields MVTAPSDEGALATIVERTLAARPLLGPVRLICVDGPAGSGKTTLAARLVGALGDRGVSAGAVHMDDVYDGWTGLEGSCWPRLSAQVLEPLRRGRAGRLQRYDWGRAAFADWVDVPVPDVLVLEGCGAARRAADAVATLRVWVEAPDDLRLARGLARDGAAARAHWDAWMRDEAAHYAREGTRGRADVRLDAFGRMNP; encoded by the coding sequence GTGGTCACCGCCCCGTCCGACGAGGGTGCGCTCGCGACGATCGTCGAGCGCACCCTCGCGGCACGTCCGCTGCTGGGCCCGGTGCGGCTGATCTGCGTCGACGGCCCCGCGGGATCGGGCAAGACGACGCTCGCGGCGCGGCTCGTCGGTGCGCTCGGCGACCGCGGCGTGTCCGCCGGTGCGGTGCACATGGACGACGTGTACGACGGCTGGACGGGGCTCGAGGGCTCGTGCTGGCCGCGGCTGTCCGCCCAGGTGCTCGAGCCGTTGCGGCGCGGTCGCGCCGGCCGCCTGCAGCGCTACGACTGGGGGCGTGCCGCGTTCGCCGACTGGGTCGACGTCCCGGTGCCGGACGTGCTCGTGCTCGAGGGCTGCGGTGCCGCGCGCCGCGCCGCGGACGCGGTCGCGACGCTGCGGGTCTGGGTCGAGGCGCCCGACGACCTGCGCCTGGCGCGCGGGCTGGCGCGCGACGGCGCCGCAGCACGCGCCCACTGGGACGCGTGGATGCGCGACGAGGCCGCGCACTACGCGCGTGAGGGCACGCGCGGACGTGCCGACGTCCGGCTGGACGCGTTTGGCAGGATGAACCCGTGA
- a CDS encoding argininosuccinate synthase, whose amino-acid sequence MTERVVLAYSGGLDTSVGIGWIAEATGAEVIAVAVDVGQGGEDLEVIRRRALDCGAVEAYVADARDEFAQEYCMPALAANGLYLDRYPLVSALSRPVIVKHLVRAARQFGATTVAHGCTGKGNDQVRFEVGITSIAPDLTCLAPVRDLALTRDKAIEFAEKHQLPIATTKHNPFSIDQNVWGRAVETGFLEDIWNGPTKDVYTYTDDPTFPPVADEVVISFEQGVPVALDGVPVTPLQAIQEMNRRAGAQGVGRIDIVEDRLVGIKSREVYEAPGAIALITAHQELENVTVEREQARFKRGVEQRWTELVYDGQWFSPLKRSLDTFIADTQRYVSGDVRLVLHGGRATVTGRRSDTSLYDFNLATYDTGDTFDQAAARGFIEIYGLSSKLAAARDVRFGNGVDLGSQGGIDA is encoded by the coding sequence ATGACTGAGCGCGTCGTCCTCGCGTACTCCGGCGGCCTGGACACCTCCGTCGGCATCGGCTGGATCGCCGAGGCCACCGGGGCCGAGGTGATCGCCGTGGCCGTCGACGTCGGCCAGGGCGGTGAGGACCTCGAGGTGATCCGTCGGCGCGCGCTCGACTGCGGTGCGGTCGAGGCGTACGTGGCCGACGCGCGCGACGAGTTCGCGCAGGAGTACTGCATGCCGGCGCTCGCGGCCAACGGCCTGTACCTGGACCGGTACCCGCTGGTCTCGGCGCTGTCCCGGCCCGTGATCGTCAAGCACCTGGTGCGCGCCGCGCGCCAGTTCGGCGCGACGACGGTCGCGCACGGCTGCACGGGCAAGGGCAACGACCAGGTGCGGTTCGAGGTCGGCATCACGTCGATCGCGCCCGACCTCACGTGCCTGGCCCCGGTCCGGGACCTCGCGCTGACCCGCGACAAGGCCATCGAGTTCGCGGAGAAGCACCAGCTGCCCATCGCGACCACCAAGCACAACCCGTTCTCGATCGACCAGAACGTGTGGGGCCGCGCGGTCGAGACCGGCTTCCTCGAGGACATCTGGAACGGTCCGACCAAGGACGTCTACACCTACACCGACGACCCGACGTTCCCGCCCGTGGCCGACGAGGTGGTCATCAGCTTCGAGCAGGGTGTCCCGGTCGCGCTCGACGGCGTCCCGGTGACCCCGCTGCAGGCGATCCAGGAGATGAACCGCCGCGCGGGTGCGCAGGGCGTCGGCCGGATCGACATCGTCGAGGACCGCCTGGTCGGCATCAAGTCGCGCGAGGTGTACGAGGCGCCGGGCGCGATCGCGCTCATCACCGCGCACCAGGAGCTCGAGAACGTCACGGTCGAGCGTGAGCAGGCGCGCTTCAAGCGCGGTGTCGAGCAGCGGTGGACCGAGCTCGTCTACGACGGCCAGTGGTTCAGCCCGCTCAAGCGGTCGCTCGACACGTTCATCGCCGACACGCAGCGGTACGTCTCGGGCGACGTCCGCCTGGTGCTGCACGGCGGCCGCGCGACGGTCACGGGGCGCCGCTCGGACACCTCGCTGTACGACTTCAACCTCGCGACGTACGACACGGGCGACACGTTCGACCAGGCCGCGGCCCGGGGGTTCATCGAGATCTACGGCCTGTCGAGCAAGCTCGCCGCCGCGCGCGACGTGCGGTTCGGCAACGGCGTGGACCTCGGGTCGCAGGGCGGCATCGATGCCTGA
- the argC gene encoding N-acetyl-gamma-glutamyl-phosphate reductase, producing MSFSVAVAGASGYAGGEMLRVLLQHPEARIETVSAHSNAGSTLGEHQPHLRGLADRVLAPTTVDTLAGHDVVVLALPHGASGAVAAELAARDPRTVVVDLGADHRLVDASDWRTYYGSEHAGTWPYGLPELLHAGERTAVAQRAALAGATRIAVPGCNVTAVTLGLQPGVAAGVVEPIDLVAVLANGYSGAGKSLKPHLLASEGLGMAQPYAVGGTHRHIPEIAQNLRAAGAPDVTLSFTPTLVPMSRGILATATARLVPGTTPQAVRDAWERAYADEPFVHLLPQGQWPTTAATLGANTALVQVAVDERAGRVVTVTAIDNLVKGTAGGGVQSLNLALGLPETLGLPLNGVAP from the coding sequence ATGTCCTTCTCCGTGGCGGTCGCCGGTGCGAGCGGGTACGCGGGCGGCGAGATGCTCCGCGTCCTCCTGCAGCACCCCGAGGCCCGCATCGAGACCGTCAGCGCGCACTCCAACGCCGGCAGCACGCTCGGTGAGCACCAGCCACACCTGCGTGGTCTCGCGGACCGCGTCCTCGCGCCCACCACGGTCGACACGCTCGCCGGGCACGACGTGGTGGTCCTGGCGCTCCCGCACGGCGCGAGCGGCGCGGTGGCGGCCGAGCTCGCCGCACGCGACCCGCGCACGGTCGTCGTCGACCTGGGTGCCGACCACCGGCTCGTCGACGCGTCCGACTGGCGCACGTACTACGGCAGCGAGCATGCGGGCACGTGGCCCTACGGCCTGCCCGAGCTGCTGCACGCGGGCGAGCGCACCGCGGTCGCGCAGCGCGCGGCGCTCGCGGGGGCCACGCGCATCGCGGTCCCGGGCTGCAACGTCACCGCGGTGACGTTGGGCCTGCAGCCGGGCGTCGCCGCCGGCGTCGTCGAGCCGATCGACCTCGTCGCCGTGCTCGCCAACGGCTACTCGGGTGCGGGCAAGAGCCTCAAGCCGCACCTGCTCGCGTCCGAGGGGCTCGGCATGGCGCAGCCGTACGCGGTCGGCGGCACCCACCGCCACATCCCGGAGATCGCGCAGAACCTGCGCGCGGCGGGCGCCCCTGACGTGACGCTCTCGTTCACACCGACGCTCGTGCCCATGTCGCGCGGCATCCTGGCGACCGCGACCGCACGCCTGGTCCCCGGCACCACGCCCCAGGCCGTGCGGGACGCGTGGGAGCGGGCCTACGCCGACGAGCCGTTCGTCCACCTGCTCCCGCAGGGGCAGTGGCCCACCACGGCCGCGACGCTCGGCGCGAACACCGCACTGGTCCAGGTCGCCGTCGACGAACGCGCGGGCCGGGTCGTCACCGTCACCGCGATCGACAACCTCGTCAAGGGGACCGCGGGCGGCGGCGTGCAGTCCCTCAACCTCGCGCTCGGGCTGCCCGAGACGCTCGGCCTCCCGCTGAACGGAGTCGCACCGTGA